gccccactgtaatttgttcacccaacatgctatttcttattggagagacaccactagtgaactgtggaccccggtccattcttttacatcgaatacaatctactgcaatacttgttctttactgttcttcatcattttccacactatacaattaatcctttgtctacagcaagccggtgagattgacaacctcactgtgaagttggggcaaagtatttggattgtgttgtacaggttccacgttggcaccggaatccctggtgttgcgccgcactacactccgccaccatcaaccttcacgtgcttcttgactcctactggttcgataaccttggtttcttactgagggaaaacttgccgctgcacgcatcacaccttcctcttggggttcccaacgggcgtgtgctttacgcgtcatcagcaaGACATGTTGGGTGTCCTGGGAGGAGATGACAAAGCCAAAGTACATGGGAGGACTCGGCTTTCGTGATATTGAACTTTTTAATCTTGCACTCCTCGCCCGGCAAGCATGGCGTATACTTCAGGAGCCTAGCTCGTTGAGTGCTCGGATTCTAAGGGTAGTATATTTCCCAAATGGTGAGTTTTTGGAAGCGGAAATTGGAACGTCTCCATCCCGGATATGGCGTGCGATCTATGATGGAAGAGGTGTTAAAACAGGGGTTGATACGAAGAATAGGCACATGAGAAGGAACCAGTGTGTGGAATACCAATTGGTTACCGCGAGATGGCCTCCTCCGCCCGGTTGCCTGCTTGCAAGATCAACCACCCCAGCTAGTCAGTGAGCTCATCGACAACTACAACGTGGCTTGGGACTCCCAGAAGCTGCAAACCTTCTTCTTGCCTATGGATCGTGAGTTGATCATGAGTATTCCGTTGAGTACCAGACAACAAGATGACTTCTGGGCCTGGCACTACGACAAAAGTGGAGTATTCTCGGTGCGATCGGCATATCGCATGCTTGTGGAAATGCGAGAAAAAGAACGGTGTGGCTAGATGAGCGGGCTGGCTCGTCGGGTGCTAGGGGAGAAGACAAGGAATGGTCAGCTCTATGGAAGGTGCAGGTCCCCTCGAAGAGTAAAGTCTTCCTTTGGAGACTTGCACGGTAATCACTCCTGACGATGGACGTCCTCCAACACAGGAACATGGCACATCATCGTAAGTGTTCCATCTGTGGCGAGACAGATTCTTGGAAGCATTCGTTGCTGGAGTGCAACATGGCACGGTGTGTCTGGGCGCTAGCACCGGAGGAGATCACAGACCTAATTTGCAATGTCCAGGAGACTAAGGCAAAAGCGTGGCTAGCGACAGTTTTTAAGGCGGTACCACATGGTGATCTCACGAGGGTGGTCGTAACTCTTTGGGCGTTGTGGCATGCGCACAGGAAGGCCATCCACGAAGGGATCATCCAAAGCCCTCTGTCCACAAACTGTTTTGTGGAGAGGTTTATATCTGACCTACAGGTGGTCAATAAGCCTGTTAATGTTGTGCAAGCAAGGGACGCACGAGGGCCTGCCTGGATTCCCCCTCCGCAGGGCATGGCCAAAGTTAACTTTGATGCAGCAACGTCGAAGAATTCTACTACTTCAGCCATTGTGGCGGTTGTACGTGGAGAAGACGGAAGCTTCCTAGGTGCGTCCTCAGTCATTCTCGTCGGGGTCACGGATCTGGAGACTCTGGAAGCGATGGCATGTAGAGAGGGTCTAGCTATTGCAGCTGACCTACTACTGCAGAGATTTAGATTGGTGACGGACTGCAAAAATGTGGTGCGGAGCGTAGCTGGGGAGGGCAAGGGTTCTTATGGCCACATAGTACAGGAGATCAAGGCACGAACCAGATCCTTTCAAGAGGTAGAGCTTGTCCATGAGAGAAGGACAGCAAATGTCGATGCACACAATTTGGCCAGAAGCTCAATCTATCTAGCGACTGGAAGACGTGTGGTTTAACTCTCCACCAGATGGTGTTTGTGTAAGATACATAATCAATAGTTAATAAAGTGGTGgagaattctcaaaaaaaaaagcacATCGGGACGAAACGGTACGTAACTTGCAGGTGGCAAGATATGTAATTTACACAAAAATTAGGGCTAAAAAGGACGAACaggaagccttattttctttattttttaggTATAGATGGCACAACTAATGGGCAGGATTTCGTGgggacactagtggaaaacagggcttttgtTCCGGGTGGtaagagccttttgtcgcgggtggccaTCCGCGACAAAAGAGTCGCGATAAAAGGGTCCACCTTTTGTTgcgggtcgcttaccacccgcgacatatagtccaccacgtggcaggcgcACAGCGCGCGAGAcgagcccttttgtcgcgggcggtattaccacccgcgacaaaaggccctctacgtggcgcgcgcacaacgctgctgctttagggtttgagaggtgcagcagccccccccccccgccaccgacccccttttatttcatttttttcattcgaaaataaaagttgcatatatttgtacgctactagaagtggtacacgttcattcatatttactatcccctttatattcgacgagaaaccagacggaaccttgatactgaatagggtttcaaaaaagatctccttctcttgtttggtaagagcatagctggcaggccctacaaactgccctagatgattgccgtttcgtcctttatgaagttcctggtcctcccgtgcttctggtgtatcttttgtctttccatacatgcCCAGAAaatctagaatattcacacaaagattcttggtcaagtgcatcacgtcgattgcagagcggacttccaggactttccaatactctagctcccaaaaaatagatttcttcttccacatgggcgcgtgtccgtcatcgtctttcggaacaggtcgactgcctggaccctttccaaagataacatttaaatccctgaccatgtcaaatatatcagcaccactacgggggataggcttcggacggcggtctgcctcgccatcgaaatgcttgccttttttccttaagggatgcttgcgcggaaggaaacgacgattgaacgggtacacaacttttctgctttttcccaaatatttactttcagtctcatctaaacagtgtgtgcatgcattgtatcctttgttcgtctgtcctgaaatgttactgagagcaggccaatcattgatggttacgaatagcaacgctcgtaggtcaaattcttgctccgtgtgctcatcccacacacgtacacctggtttggcccacaactccaaaagttcatcgactaatggccttaggtacacatcaatgtcgttgcccggttgctttgggccttggataagcactggcatcataatgaacttccgcttcatgcacaaccaaggaggaaggttgtagatacatagagtcacgggccagtctttgtgtgcagctctgctccccaaaaggattcatgccatctgtacttagaccaaagtataagttccttgcctcacctgcaaaatccgggaactctctcccgatgtttctccactgccgaccatcagcggggtgcctcaacatcgcgtctttcttacgttcttccatgtgccatcgcaacaacttggcatgctctttgtttctgaacaaacgtttcaaccgtggtattattggagcataccacatcaccttcgcaggaaccctcttcctaggtggctcgccctcaacatcaccagggtcatcttttctgatcttataccgggtgcaccacatatcggacatttattcaaattctcgtacttctcaccgcggtagaggatacagtcattaatgcatgcatgtatcttctacaCATCTAatactagagggcagacaagcttctttgcttcatatgtactgacgggcaattcattatttcttggaaacagcttctttaatattatcatcaatttctcaaatcccgagtcagtcacaccgacctctgccttccatttcagcaattccaatatgctacccagctttctatgcccatcttcacaacctgggtacaacaatttgtggtggtcctctaacatcctgtcgaactgcaacctctccttatccgtgccacagtctcttcttgcatcagaaatggcccgacgaagatcatcatcaacaggatcatctgatgcctgttcttcacctccttcttcttcattgccgtccattgcggtatcatcgcattcagagaacatagatcggtactgctcatcattatcttcttcttcatcaccgtcttccattataaccccttcttctccgtgcttggtccaaacattataactggacatgaatccaaaccgaagcatgtggctcttaatgtctcttgagcaagagtaatccttctcgttcttacattttagacatgaacagcacataaaaccttgcttcgacttgttggcctcagccacaagcaggaaagaattcacgccctctctgaaagcgggagcacatcggttaccgtgcatccatggatgactcatctgcatcataagtacaattatatatgtatcagatgcaatcaccttactaaaattagtattgtacggactatacatatatatatagccgagaaaatagttgctaaccttttaggatcaaaaagaggagaaatcttatcaaataaaaccaagtgtcatccctctcacaagcattccatcaaacacctcttgtgcacatgtaggaaaaatgagctagcatacacctccaccttcaccaccaaggaaaaaatgaggtggggggtggctggctgcttgtctacatatataggcatggccattttgtcgcgggccgtattacgacccgcgacaaaagctggtcgtaatacggcccacgACAAAAGGTCGCGACAAAAGCCTCTACCGGATTGGGAGCGACGTGGAcaccccatttgtcgcgggtgcaggcgcgcccgcgacaaatggctcccacggaagccctattttccactagtgggAGCTTCCATTCTGGGTTAGTGCCGTActatacgacccgcgacaaaagctggtcgtaatacggcccacgACAAAAGGTCGCGACAAAAGCCTCTACCGGATTGGGAGCGACGTGGAcaccccatttgtcgcgggtgcaggcgcgtccgcgacaaatggctcccacggaagccctattttccactagtgggAGCTTCCATTCTGGGTTAGTGCCGTACTGGAGAGGACGTTATACTTGTACAGGtcgtttttttttttcctttaccGATGAAAGCTCCGATCTATAGCCCTGGTCAAGATTTATTCCCAGCACCGCCGCCGCGCTCCTAGATGCATCCGCTCGATTCCTCGTCTCCTCCGACACCCTGACACGCCACCCCTCCTCCAAATGTACCGCTTCTCCGCTCGCTCGCGACCCCTCCTCTCTTTCATGACATGTGCTCCGCCGCCACGAGTTCTCCCACCTCCCAGTGCACCACCAGTTCGTCGTGTTCCCCGGACCCCCCATGGATCTCGTAACATGGCAAGCATCAGCGAGACGAGGGGCGTAACAGAGGAGGCAATCTCTTGCGACGCTGATAGCCGTCAGGAAGACGGAGGGGGCACCGTAAGGTCCGTAACATACAATGGCCAGGTTATACTCGTGGACAGTGATGAAGAAGACATGTGCCGTTACAAGGAAAGCGTGTTCCCTCTGTACACGTCCAAAAACATCGGCCACCGTAGCGGCTCCATATACACCAGCGCGTTGGGGAAGATGTTCGGTGTCTCGGACCGCAGAGAGACTCCGCTGGAGGCCACGATGAACTCAGATCCCACGGCCGACTGCTTCTGCCACAACGGGATCTGCATCGTGCATCCGCCTAGGTGCATGCTGCAGATTTTTTCGCTCAGGCTAGCTAAAGCTCCTTCCAACGGCGGCTCGTCACTAGAGTTGTATGGATACATAGCGGTGCGTGACAACCTGGATCGGCTGCTTAACTACGTGGTCAGCTACAGCCGGGACGATCCCGTCGTCGTGGAGCAGGGGTCTCTCATCACCATGAACGGCCCTAAGCGAGCCATACATCTGCTCGACACTATTGTAATCGAGTACGACATGAGGATCAAGACAGGCGAAGACGAAAACGATGATCTGCAGCTGATTGATGGTCTGTCTGCCGTAGACGGCAATGGCGTGTGGGACTCTCGCACGTTAGCAAGACGCATCCACGGCGACTGCGGCGCAGTCGACATGGTTTTTCTACGTCTTCGATGCGGCGTCGAGGCGACCGTGCAGGTTTCCGTTTCGCAAGTGAAATGCGGCTTCAGTTTGCGTCTCGGTTGCTTCGTCAATAGATTAGATGAAGAGATCCGTCTCTTTGATGGTGCCATCATCGGCGAATCATCAGGTATCTTACACAGGTCTGTGGTTTCTGTCATCATGGATTCATGGATGGATTTGAAGTTCATGATTGGGTCGGAGTCCTCTACTGCTTCTGCTCAAGTTTGTTGTTCCTTCAGGGCCAACAGCCACGGGCTGTCTACTCAACAGATAAAGACTGACTGTGCGTTGATTTCAGTTAAGGTCACTTGGTCGACTCTGTCTCTCAGCCTTGATGATCTATAAAGTTGCGCAGTTTAGAGTCTGCACttgtggcaaaaaaaaaaaaaaaaatcgatcAAATATTTATTGCCTAATAAAGTTATTTCTTTGAAAATTTAATTGCACGCAAATCATCTACTTGCACTCTGGGTCGCTCGCGGGGCGACTCCGAGGcgacccgcgccgccgccacagccCCCCTCCACACACCTCGCCCacagcccccgccgccgccggaggaggcCGTCCCACGGCGGACGGAGGCGGCGGGGCGCACCCCCAGTCTTCTCCCCCAAAATCCAAACTCCCCCGagctccccttccccttccgcgcCGGCCCTGCGCCGTCAGCCCCCTGGGCGTGCTTCCTCGACGCCCCTGCTCCCCCTCGCCTTGGGAGGCTGCTGCCACTTCGCGGCTTCTGCTTGGCCGCTCCTTCGCGCCGGCGCCGCCCCCCAGGCTTGCGACGGCTGGCCCTAGCTCGGCTCGTCGGATCCCTGGCTCCGGGCTTGCTTGGAGGCTCCTCTGGTCCTCGCTGCTGCTCCCGTGCTGCAGCTCGTCCCTGTCGGTTCTGGCCGTGGAGGTCAAGGGACTGGGCCAGGGCCTGCCTTCTGCCCCTCCGTCCAGGCTGGACCCTCTGCTTCGCGGCCGCTCCCCGCCCGGTGGCCCGTGCCCACCCTCCGGCCGTGGTTTCGCTGAGTGGGGGAGGTCGGCCTGTCCCGGCGCTCGTGCCAAGCTCTGAGAGAAATCTCTGATCTGTGCCTTGCCGGATCTGGCGGTGACGGCGCTCTTTGTGTCGTTCTTCCTCTTTGGAGGCACCGTCTTGGAGCTTCGCACGCTTCGGACAGTTGTGCCTCGCGTCTTCTCGCCGGCCCTTGGCTCGTCTCCTTCCGGGCTAGGCTGCTGTCACGGTGGCCCGGGCTGAGCTACCTTAACGTCCTGGGGTGGCCTCGGCTTGCGCCGCCCTTCGACCATGGGGTCGGCACACCGGTGTCGTCGCCCCAGTCTCGGCTATCCGACGCCCTTCGACTGTGCTTGGTCTCGGCGACACAACACCCTTCGGCTTCGCCGACGGCACACCGGTGTCGTCGCACGGTCTCGGCTATCCGACGCCCTTCGACCGTGCCGGTGACGCTTCATGGTGTGCTCATGTTTGGTCTCCACGTATTCCGCTACCTGTCCCATTGGGTGGTTGGCCTATGGTGTTGAGGTTCTCACCGGAGATCCTCCCATGTCGGTCGGCTCGAGGCCCTCGGAGTGGCGTCATGTTGTGACTTTGCTTCGGTTCGAGCCTTGTGGCGTGACTCGACTCTGCAACGCCCTTCGACCACAGGGTCGGCACACCGGTGTCGTCGCTCCAGTCTCGGCTATCCGACGCCCTTCGACTGTGCATGGTCTTGGTTCTGCAGGTCTTTCGTCGCCGCCCGTAGCTCGCCTTGCCAAGTCATGGTGGTCGTCCTTTGAGATGCTGGCCTCCCGGGGGCTTCGGTTGGCTTCGGATGCTTACCTCCCCCCTCCTCTTTGTACTCCCTTTCTGTTTTGTTGTCTTCTACTCCCTTGTATCCCCCTGTAATCTCTTCGATCTGTTTGTAAGAACATGGGCCTACCAGGCTACTTTCGATGGAATGCAACAAGCGGTGGGGATTTTCCCCCCGTCAACCTCGAAAAAAAATCTACTTGCACTTGAAACTAGAAATGCTGACCTATATTGAAACTTTTGCATTCTCCCTGTCAGTGAAGCAGACAATGCCCCATGCGGTATTTGTCAATCTCATCAAACTAAAGTTCCACAAACATAAAATGCAGTAGCTTTCAAACCTGCCTGTGATCCATAAGGCCACTTGGTCGACTTTGTCTCTGCCTGTGATCTCGAACTGACATGAACTTTGTCAAGTAGTACTACCTCCGTTCTAGATTAGTCGTTGCAtattcggatgtatctatacgCAAAATAATTGCAGATATATCCAGATCAGCGACAACTAATATGGAACGAAGCGAGTAGTTGTTTATGTGGTGAATGGGCCAATCTATATAGTTGTGCAGTCTTGGTCTGGACTTGTGGCAACAATGGAACGTTCAAATATTCTCTGATATTTATGTATAAATTCAGTTGTGGCAAATTTAGATTATTCTCAATCTGCTGTAAGGGAGTATTATTTGCACTGTCTATTAAAAAGTAAATTTAGGACGTTCTTAGGTCAAATAGATGCATCACAAACTGGATTAGCGGCATGTGCATCAGTCATCTTGTAGTACGATCTTTTTTTCTTTCCCGAAACTCATTTTTTTGAGGTTGAATGGTAGCTGATCTGCCTTTACATTATGGTTATAGAATGTACAAGTGCTGAAGCTTTTTCATGCTCGATCTATACTGCACGCAGAACATCTACTTGCACTGGAAAGTGGAAATGCTGACCATACTGAAGCTTTTGCAGTCTCCGCGCCAGTGGAACAGATAATACACTATGGTCTCCATTCGGGTATTTGTAAATCTGATCAAGGAAAGTTCCACAAAGATAAAATGCACTAGATTTGAAACCTTTCTTGGTTAAAATAATATACGCGGCATAATACACTGAAAAAAGCAAAGCAGGGACTAGCTGTTCCCTTTTGGGAAAGGAATTCCTTTAGGAAAAGAAACGTGGGTTAAAGAAGCTTAGCCAGTAAGTACGATCGAGGGGTTAGAGGGGCTAAGTTATGAACTGATAAGAAGTGTCAGGGCCACCTGAGCTGTCCACGAGGCCCTGAAAATTTCAGTATACTCCATGTAACTTTAGTACAGTATATAAGAAGAGCAAGGACGAGGGGGTACGATGAAGGCAACAGAAGGGGGCGAACCAGCCTTGGTAGTCAGCAATGTCTGGTGGCGCGACGCTTGAGGAGACGCCGACATGGATCGTGGCGTCGGTGTGCTCCATCATCGTCttcatctccatcatcttcgagcGCTCTCTACATTATCTTGGGAAGGTGCTCAAATTTTGTTTCCCAGTGTCACTGATGCAGAGCTCGTTAATTTGTCAGAGTAACTAAGACCTTATTTGTTGTATCACTTGCAGGCGCTGGAGCACCGGAGGGAGACGCTGTATGAGGCGTTgatcaagctcaaagaaggtaTGCCATATCCTCCATCGATCGTCATCTAGTAGTAGCGTGCTTACTTGTCACATTTTGAACTTGTGCTTACTTGTCAATGCTGCAGAGCTGATGCTGCTGGGGTTCATCTCGCTGATGCTCGTCGTGTCCCAAGACCTGATACAAAAGATCTGCATCGATGAGAGCCTCATGGGGCATTGGCTGCCGTGCCTCCCGGCCACCAGCGTGACGACTGCACATTACGGCgtctctgcttcttcttcctcctccttagGCATCGGCGCGAGGAGGCTGCTCAAGGGAGAACCTGCAGCCTTGGGGCACTGCTCGACCCGCCAGGTTTGGAAATGTTATTATACTCGCGTCGGCACCAGATGTAACCAGGGGAATCGATCGGGGCGGTTTGGACATGTTTCAGAGTCGGTGCATAGAAGGTTTTAGAAAATTGCATCAGACAAGGAGACTGGTCTGATCGAGGTCTTGATACATACAGTTTCAGTTTTTATTTAAACCGACATGGTGATAACAAAACTAAGATTACAGTGTCAGCAAACCTTTATCTTACTAGTAGTACTTTTGCTCGGTTAACTACTATACTGTAACGCACTAACGCATCTACTCCATcccatccataataagtgtcgacGTTTTAATTAATTTTTAAGCCATCTTGCAACTGTTTCAGGGAAAAGTCCCGTTGCTCTCCCTTCACACCTTGGAGCAGATACACATCTTCATCTTTGTTCTAGCTATCACGCATGTCGCTCTCAGCGCCTTTACAGTGCTCCTGGGACTTCTTCAGGTAGCTAAACTACTAGATCGTGCTAATTAATCCTATCTGAACTTCCATCGTTGACCTGACAGTGCCTGTGCGCAGATGCGGAAATGGAAACAGTGGGAGAAGAGCATCCAGGTAGATGGAGACAGTGGTAAGGAAACGGTTCTAATACTACTCTCACTTGAAACGAGTGAGTAGAGGTACTTATGATAGTTAGTGGTATCAATAAGGCTAATTACTCGGTTTATCAGCTGCCGCTCCTAAGATGATCCACCGGGTGCAGCAATACAAGTTCATCCAGGACCGGTACAAGGGTTACGGCAAAACCACCATGGTCATACTTTGGATTGTAAGTATGCGATGCAATCAGCAAACAAAACTTGAGATTTGTATTATTAACTTGTTGTATGTCTGAACTTTGAACTTGGGCGATGTTTTTTTCCAGCGTTCTTTCTTCAAGCAGTTCTACGGATCAGTGACCAAGGACGACTATGTCGCAATGAGGCTTGGTTTTCTCATGGTATGTCATACTCGGTTCCATAATTTTATCGTTGCTTTAATTCAATTGtgcctttttttttcttctggCCCGAGTTGCTGAACAACTATTTTTACTTGGCAGGAGCACTTCAGGGGGAACCGAAAATTTGACTTCTATGACTACATGATAAAGGCTCTCGAGAAGGATTACAAGAGAGTTGTTGGTATAAAGTAAGTTGATGAACTTGGAGTTGAAGATCGACCGTTGTTTGCCAGAGCTTATAACTGTTAAATGATATCTGCTTACTAACTTCAATCTGTTCAACGCAGATGGTATTACTGGATATTTGTGATGATTTTCCTGCTAATTAACGTCACTGGTATGCCCGATATTTCTTGCACCTCCACGACTATGTACCTTTTTTGCCCTCAGTATTTACAACATTAATCCTCATGGCTGAAAATGCTTGGTGTAGGGTGGCACTCGTACTTCTGGATCTCACTTGTCCCGTTGGCTGTAAGTGCTATACACTGTTTGTTCTGTTTTACCCTTGTACTCGCTACTTATGATGTCATGATGTGTGTGCCCTTCTTGCTCTGTATATATACAGATGCTACTTCTGATTGGGATGAAGCTGGAGCACATCATAACCCAGATGGCCTACGAGGTGGCCTCGAAGCACGCCACCGTGGACGACGGGGGCATTGCCGTCGACCCCTCGGACGACCTCTTCTGGTTCCACAACCCCAGGATTCTGCTCATCCTCATCCACTTCATCCTGTTCCAGAACGCGTTCGAGTTCGCCTACTTCTTCTGGACGCTAGTAAGCATGCTCAAGATCACGCAATTCAATATCCTGTAACTTCAGTCGTAATTGCTCGTCAAAGAATCTTCAGTGGTAATTACAGTAACTAAGCTCTGACATTGTGATTTGTGTGACTGCAGGCGACGTTCGGCTTCAACTCCTGCATCATGGACAGGCTCGGGTACAACGTCTCAAGAATCGCCATATGGTATGCCGGGATTCGAATTAATCAGTAATCGCGCGAATTCCTGTCTGTCAGGTGGTCGATGGATGCATAGCTGACGCGCGTTTGCTTGTTTCGTTGTCCAGCGTCGTCGTGCAGGTGCTATGCAGCTACAGCACACTCCCCCTCTACGCCATCGTCTCTCATGTAAATTCAGTCGCCAGCCATGGTTCTCATATGATTACATGACCGGACGAGCCTTGACAAAATCACTGAATGAATGCAGATGGGGAGCTCGTTCAAGAGCGCCGTGTTCGCGGACGACGTGGTGGGCCATCTCAGGGACTGGGCCGGTGGTGCCCGGATGCGAAGGCGAGGAGACGAGCCTGGCTGCCTGGGCGCGGGCGCGGCGGCAACAGCGTCGAGCAGAGAAGAGATCCGGCCGTCACGGGACTAGGAGTACATGTGAAATTCTTTTCGGACTCGACGGAACTCGTGCTGTTGCTTCTGATGAATGTATGTGATGCGCGCATGTTTTTTTCCGTCTCTGTTCTGCTGAGTTACATTGTGTTTCGATAGTTGCATGGAAGACGTAGGGGAGAAACATGTAGTTCAAGTGGTAACTGATAATGCAAGTGTGATTACATTATTGAAAGCAAAGCGCTCCAACATGTTTTGGAATGGTGGTGCTGCCCACTGTATTGGTATGATGCTGGAGGACATTGGGAAGCTGCCATCAATTGACTCTACTATTGCAAAAGCTAGAGTTGTGATTGTTTTTTTCCTTAATCATACACAAGGGTTCTGGACCTAATGAGGGACTTTCTTGGGAATGATATGGTTTGTGAAAGGGATTTCCCTCCCTAAATAGTTTTGGTGTAGCTGCAACGCAATTAGTGGAAAGTCGTGTGTGTACAGGTATTCTCGAAGATGGCACAAGATGATCCCCTAAAAAGGGAATAAATCGAAGGCGGGTTTCCAAGCTTTTTCGTTTCAATGACTCCTAGAAAATCTGTATTATCAAGAGGTCCACTAAAGAAGGTATGGGTG
This region of Lolium perenne isolate Kyuss_39 chromosome 2, Kyuss_2.0, whole genome shotgun sequence genomic DNA includes:
- the LOC127329169 gene encoding uncharacterized protein codes for the protein MASISETRGVTEEAISCDADSRQEDGGGTVRSVTYNGQVILVDSDEEDMCRYKESVFPLYTSKNIGHRSGSIYTSALGKMFGVSDRRETPLEATMNSDPTADCFCHNGICIVHPPRCMLQIFSLRLAKAPSNGGSSLELYGYIAVRDNLDRLLNYVVSYSRDDPVVVEQGSLITMNGPKRAIHLLDTIVIEYDMRIKTGEDENDDLQLIDGLSAVDGNGVWDSRTLARRIHGDCGAVDMVFLRLRCGVEATVQVSVSQVKCGFSLRLGCFVNRLDEEIRLFDGAIIGESSGILHRSVVSVIMDSWMDLKFMIGSESSTASAQVCCSFRANSHGLSTQQIKTDCALISVKVTWSTLSLSLDDL
- the LOC127330452 gene encoding MLO-like protein 1, translated to MSGGATLEETPTWIVASVCSIIVFISIIFERSLHYLGKALEHRRETLYEALIKLKEELMLLGFISLMLVVSQDLIQKICIDESLMGHWLPCLPATSVTTAHYGVSASSSSSLGIGARRLLKGEPAALGHCSTRQGKVPLLSLHTLEQIHIFIFVLAITHVALSAFTVLLGLLQMRKWKQWEKSIQVDGDSAAAPKMIHRVQQYKFIQDRYKGYGKTTMVILWIRSFFKQFYGSVTKDDYVAMRLGFLMEHFRGNRKFDFYDYMIKALEKDYKRVVGIKWYYWIFVMIFLLINVTGWHSYFWISLVPLAMLLLIGMKLEHIITQMAYEVASKHATVDDGGIAVDPSDDLFWFHNPRILLILIHFILFQNAFEFAYFFWTLATFGFNSCIMDRLGYNVSRIAICVVVQVLCSYSTLPLYAIVSHMGSSFKSAVFADDVVGHLRDWAGGARMRRRGDEPGCLGAGAAATASSREEIRPSRD